A DNA window from Vigna angularis cultivar LongXiaoDou No.4 chromosome 1, ASM1680809v1, whole genome shotgun sequence contains the following coding sequences:
- the LOC108320370 gene encoding large ribosomal RNA subunit accumulation protein YCED homolog 1, chloroplastic isoform X2: MGSPWEGAVVYKRNASILHLEYCTTLERLGLAKLSTDLSKTRAAAMGLRVTKAVRDFPNGTPVQISVDVTRKKKKLRLDGIIKTVITLLCNRCCMPSTESIFSEFSLLLTDEPIEEPSTIDMGVIFGEEKLTNGGKDGEDDALIDLEDQLYFPSQDNQIDISKNIREKVHLEITMNSVCDPGCKGMCLKCGQNFNTGNCSCSKEEVKEKSYGPLGDLKEKMQL; the protein is encoded by the exons ATGGGGTCGCCTTGGGAAGGTGCTGTTGTATACAAGAGAAATGCCTCTATTTTACATTTGGAATACTGCACTACCTTGGAGAGATTAGGTCTAGCAAAGCTTTCGACCGATCTCTCAAAAACTAGAGCTGCTGCAATGGGATTGCGTGTTACCAAAGCTGTGAGAGACTTTCCAAATGGCACTCCTGTTCAGATATCTGTAGATGTGaccaggaagaagaaaaaattgaggCTTGATGGGATCATAAAAACTGTCATCACTCTTCTTTGCAATAG GTGTTGCATGCCATCTACTGAGAGCATATTCTCTGAGTTCTCTCTTTTACTCACCGACGAACCCATTGAAGAGCCATCGACTATTGATATGGGTGTTATTTTTGGGGAAGAGAAACTTACAAACGGTGGTAAGGATGGCGAAGACGATGCACTTATTGATTTGGAGGACCAACTATATTTTCCTTCACAAGATAATCAAATTGACATTTCAAAGAACATAAGGGAGAAGGTGCATCTTGAGATTACCATGAATTCAGTATGTGATCCTGGGTGCAAAGGCATGTGCTTGAAATGTGGTCAAAACTTTAACACTGGCAACTGCTCTTGTAGCAAGGaggaagtaaaagaaaaaagctATGGCCCGCTTGGAGATTTAAAAGAGAAGATGCAGTTGTAA
- the LOC108320370 gene encoding large ribosomal RNA subunit accumulation protein YCED homolog 1, chloroplastic isoform X1 encodes MSLVIPSSSAVPFHFSKLEINSLSSYQKFASNFFVSFHHEVGFCCKPRHFGLHVRNEPNVLHNYTVRSKGFDFESIDNETLAFDDDDFEDMGSPWEGAVVYKRNASILHLEYCTTLERLGLAKLSTDLSKTRAAAMGLRVTKAVRDFPNGTPVQISVDVTRKKKKLRLDGIIKTVITLLCNRCCMPSTESIFSEFSLLLTDEPIEEPSTIDMGVIFGEEKLTNGGKDGEDDALIDLEDQLYFPSQDNQIDISKNIREKVHLEITMNSVCDPGCKGMCLKCGQNFNTGNCSCSKEEVKEKSYGPLGDLKEKMQL; translated from the exons ATGTCTCTTGTAATCCCCTCATCCTCTGCAGtcccttttcatttttctaaattgGAGATTAACAGTTTGAGTTCCTACCAAAAATTTGCCTCTAATTTCTTCGTCTCTTTTCATCATGAAGTGGGCTTCTGTTGCAAACCAAGGCATTTCGGGCTCCACGTGAGAAATGAACCGAATGTTCTTCATAACTATACAGTTAGGTCTAAGGGGTTTGATTTTGAGTCGATTGACAATGAGACCTTGGCTTTTGATGACGATGATTTTGAAGATATGGGGTCGCCTTGGGAAGGTGCTGTTGTATACAAGAGAAATGCCTCTATTTTACATTTGGAATACTGCACTACCTTGGAGAGATTAGGTCTAGCAAAGCTTTCGACCGATCTCTCAAAAACTAGAGCTGCTGCAATGGGATTGCGTGTTACCAAAGCTGTGAGAGACTTTCCAAATGGCACTCCTGTTCAGATATCTGTAGATGTGaccaggaagaagaaaaaattgaggCTTGATGGGATCATAAAAACTGTCATCACTCTTCTTTGCAATAG GTGTTGCATGCCATCTACTGAGAGCATATTCTCTGAGTTCTCTCTTTTACTCACCGACGAACCCATTGAAGAGCCATCGACTATTGATATGGGTGTTATTTTTGGGGAAGAGAAACTTACAAACGGTGGTAAGGATGGCGAAGACGATGCACTTATTGATTTGGAGGACCAACTATATTTTCCTTCACAAGATAATCAAATTGACATTTCAAAGAACATAAGGGAGAAGGTGCATCTTGAGATTACCATGAATTCAGTATGTGATCCTGGGTGCAAAGGCATGTGCTTGAAATGTGGTCAAAACTTTAACACTGGCAACTGCTCTTGTAGCAAGGaggaagtaaaagaaaaaagctATGGCCCGCTTGGAGATTTAAAAGAGAAGATGCAGTTGTAA